One Aspergillus oryzae RIB40 DNA, chromosome 2 genomic window carries:
- a CDS encoding uncharacterized protein (aspartyl protease), with translation MKSTLVTASVLLGCASAEVHKLKLNKVPVSEQFNLHNIDTHVQALGQKYMGIRPNIKQDLLNENPINDMGRHDVLVDNFLNAQYFSEIEIGTPPQKFKVVLDTGSSNLWVPSSECGSIACYLHNKYDSSSSSTYQKNGSEFAIKYGSGSLSGFVSQDTLKIGDLKVKDQLFAEATSEPGLAFAFGRFDGILGLGFDTISVNKIPPPFYSMLDQGLLDEPVFAFYLGDTNKEGDDSVATFGGVDKDHYTGELVKIPLRRKAYWEVDLDAIALGDSVAELDNTGVILDTGTSLIALPTTLAELINKEIGAKKGFTGQYSVDCDKRDSLPDLTFTLSGYNFTIGPYDYTLEVQGSCISAFMGMDFPEPVGPLAILGDAFLRKWYSVYDLGNGAVGLAKAK, from the exons ATGAAGTCGACCTTGGTTACGGCCTCTGTGCTGTTGGGCTGTGCTTCCGCCGAGGTTCACAAGCTGAAGCTCAACAAGGTGCCCGTGTCCGAGCAATTT AACTTGCACAACATCGACACCCATGTGCAGGCTCTCGGCCAGAAGTACATGGGAATCCGTCCCAACATCaagcaagatcttctcaaTGAGAACCCGATTAACGATATGGGACGTCATGATGTCCTTGTTGACAACTTCCTGAATGCACAAT ACTTCTCCGAAATCGAGATCGGTACTCCTCCACAGAAGTTCAAGGTGGTCCTTGACACTGGCAGCTCAAACCTATGGGTGCCCTCTTCGGAGTGTGGTTCTATCGCCTGCTATTTGCATAACAAGTACgactcatcctcgtcctccacGTACCAGAAGAATGGCAGCGAATTTGCCATCAAGTACGGCTCTGGTAGCCTGAgtggttttgtttctcaGGATACTCTCAAGATCGGTGACCTGAAGGTGAAGGATCAGCTGTTCGCCGAGGCTACTAGTGAGCCCGGCCTTGCTTTTGCCTTTGGCCGCTTTGATGGTATCCTTGGGTTGGGATTTGACACAATTTCCGTCAACAAGATTCCTCCACCCTTCTATAGCATGCTCGACCAGGGCCTCCTCGACGAGCCAGTCTTTGCTTTCTACCTTGGAGACACTAACAAGGAAGGTGATGACTCCGTAGCGACATTCGGCGGTGTTGACAAGGATCACTACACCGGCGAGTTGGTCAAGATTCCCCTTCGCCGCAAGGCCTACTGGGAGGTTGACCTTGATGCTATCGCCCTTGGCGATAGCGTTGCTGAACTCGATAACACCGGTGTCATTCTGGATACCGGCACTTCCCTTATCGCCTTGCCCACCACCCTTGCCGAGCTTAT TAACAAGGAAATCGGTGCCAAGAAGGGCTTCACCGGCCAATACTCGGTTGACTGTGACAAGCGCGATTCCTTGCCTGACCTCACCTTCACCCTGAGCGGATACAACTTCACCATTGGTCCCTACGACTACACTCTTGAAGTCCAGGGATCTTGCATCAGCGCCTTCATGGGCATGGACTTCCCTGAACCCGTTGGCCCCTTGGCCATCCTGGGTGACGCGTTCCTCAGGAAGTGGTACAGTGTGTACGACCTCGGCAACGGTGCTGTTGGCCTGGCCAAGGCTAAGTAA
- a CDS encoding uncharacterized protein (predicted protein) — translation MAEAFICHAFDNCGPAIQEFPSFFAETHYQEITSNTNTPFQEAFKRFNNLQHVMTALESTDWTVGFSHFEKEACAIIQPPQESRRPSLVDVGGGHGHQCIQLIKKYPNLSGWLTLQDLPQAVDQLPKIDGVETMVHDIFQTQIVKGKSYIYTQHNCPSILPSSADMKINTQGAKFYYLRRILHDYPDAQGIKILKNLRAVMAHDSQILIDEMVLPGTNVPWQATLADLSLMVSMGGKERSKEQWEAAC, via the exons ATGGCCGAAGCCTTCATTTGCCATGC CTTCGACAATTGTGGTCCAGCCATTCAGGAATTTCCCAGCTTCTTCGCAGAGACGCACTATCAGGAGATCACCAGCAACACCAATACGCCTTTCCAGGAGGCCTTCA AACGGTTCAATAACCTACAGCACGTAATGACTGCACTCGAATCAACCGACTGGACAGTTGGGTTCAGTCATTTCGAAAAGGAAGCTTGCGCTATAATCCAACCGCCTCAGGAATCGCGCAGACCATCCCTTGTCGACGTGGGCGGTGGCCACGGCCATCAATGCATCCAACTCATAAAGAAATACCCAAATCTCAGCGGATGGCTCACCCTCCAGGACCTACCACAAGCAGTAGATCAGCTCCCTAAAATCGACGGAGTAGAAACCATGGTACATGACATCTTCCAGACACAGATCGTTAAAGGCAAATCCTACATCTATACTCAGCACAACTGCCCCAGTATCCTACCGTCATCGGCTGACATGAAAATAAACACCCAAGGTGCCAAATTCTACTACCTCCGTAGAATCCTTCACGACTATCCTGACGCCCAAGGTATCAAAATCCTCAAGAACCTACGCGCCGTAATGGCCCATGATTCGCAGATCCTCATCGATGAAATGGTCTTGCCGGGGACCAACGTACCTTGGCAAGCGACACTGGCTGATCTATCGTTGATGGTCTCCATGGGCGGAAAGGAGCGCTCAAAGGAGCAGTGGGAAGCTGCTTGCTGA
- the fcpA gene encoding protein-serine/threonine phosphatase (TFIIF-interacting CTD phosphatases, including NLI-interacting factor) → MLLRLPPSLHYPITVTSLLKQPGDSVERDEALFWYVYQTTVTEGDGLGNKIEVKRKFPTKFESTVDGEVVQWKIAKGDIIDEPVEVIEIDEPCAHEVQFGGLCAECGKDMTESTYNTEVTDSMRATIQMVHDNTALTVSEKEAARVEEDAKRRLLSNRKLSLVVDLDQTIIHATVDPTVGEWMEDKDNPNHQALSDVRAFQLVDDGPGMRGCWYYVKLRPGLESFLQNVSELFELHIYTMGTRAYAQHIASIIDPDRKLFGDRILSRDESGSLTAKNLHRLFPVDTKMVVIIDDRGDVWRWSPNLIKVSPYDFFVGIGDINSSFLPKKQELGAVGKSGEKVGTRHTKPPPLEHHVNGTTAKPEGEVSALEQLVTMGGGDNPRLLQEQTDAQEETIMHQVEDRPLLQKQKELDAEEDSAESIDSSSSMDESQDSSKHRHHLLEDNDRELFQLEERLEQVHKQFFEEYDLRRTRGLGGRVAALRGEKTPSKDKDVDLKLVPDIKDIMPQIKRQILGGVILVFSGVLPLGTDTQNADISLWAKSFGAVISQKINVKTTHLVAGRNRTAKVREATRYTNVKIVTTQWLLDCLTQWKWLDEEPYLLPVHPDDRGEPISPGSKEMESGWLSSSEDTGDFLTEEEDASESTEDLLKSTGLDEHSPIGYDEDQQAAVHEELKEFLGSDDESESDSEVSSWAEEATPNKKRKREEGSEGGDDEESQEEGDQPGSRLSQRIKRSYERSTGLKEVATAATDDPAQESHVATESNDESAQKESDEPASQDLNANLPEDPAEDDDELEREMMAAFEDGDYDAKAEEDIAAGNG, encoded by the exons ATGCTTCTTCGGTTACCGCCCAGCCTCCACTACCCGATCACCGTAACGTCGCTGCTGAAACAGCCCGGCGACTCGGTGGAGAGGGACGAGGCGCTGTTCTGGTATGTCTACCAGACGACCGTCACCGAGGGTGATGGGCTGGGCAATAAGATTGAGGTCAAACGCAAGTTCCCGACCAAGTTTGAGTCGACTGTTGATGGCGAGGTGGTCCAATGGAAGATTGCGAAGGGGGATATCATCGATGAACC TGTGGAGGTCATCGAGATTGATGAGCCATGTGCTCACGAAGTTCAGTTTGGGGGCCTCTGTGCGGAGTGCGGCAAGGATATGACCGA ATCTACATACAATACGGAAGTGACGGATTCGATGCGCGCAACGATTCAGATGGTCCATGATAACACTGCACTAACCGTGAgcgagaaggaggctgcgcgggtggaggaagatgcgAAACGCAGGCTACTGTCAAATAGAAAACTTTCTCTGGTGGTGGATCTTGACCAGACGATCATCCATGCCACCGTCGATCCAACTGTTGGAGAGTGGATGGAAGACAAGGATAACCCAAACCACCAAGCGCTAAGCGATGTTCGAGCATTCCAATTGGTAGATGATGGCCCGGGAATGCGCGGTTGCTGGTACTATGTCAAGTTACGACCAGGTTTAGAGTCATTCTTGCAGAACGTCTCAGAGCTCTTTGAATTGCATATCTACACCATGGGTACCCGAGCATATGCGCAACACATTGCAAGTATCATAGATCCAGACCGAAAGCTGTTCGGCGATCGCATCCTCAGTCGTGATGAGAGTGGAAGCTTGACGGCTAAGAATCTCCATCGTTTGTTCCCGGTGGACACGAAGATGGTTGTTATCATCGACGACCGTGGTGACGTTTGGCGGTGGAGCCCTAATCTTATCAAGGTTTCGCCGTACGACTTTTTCGTTGGCATCGGGGATATCAACTCGAGTTTTTTGCCAAAGAAACAGGAGCTGGGGGCAGTCGGCAAATCTGGGGAGAAGGTAGGGACGAGGCACACAAAACCTCCTCCGCTAGAACATCATGTCAACGGCACAACAGCGAAACCAGAGGGAGAAGTGTCAGCGTTAGAACAGCTTGTGACCATGGGTGGCGGAGACAACCCGAGACTACTGCAAGAACAGACTGATGCGCAGGAAGAGACAATAATGCACCAGGTGGAAGACCGCCCTCTGCTgcagaaacagaaggaaCTAGACGCTGAGGAAGATTCTGCAGAGAGTATTGATTCCTCTTCTAGCATGGATGAGTCGCAAGACTCAAGCAAacatcgacatcatctgcTGGAGGATAATGATCGGGAACTCTTCCAGTTGGAAGAGCGTCTCGAGCAGGTGCATAAACAGTTCTTTGAGGAGTATGATTTGAGGCGAACGAGGGGGTTGGGTGGAAGAGTGGCAGCTCTGAGAGGCGAGAAGACGCCTTCGAAAGACAAGGACGTTGATCTAAAACTGGTGCCtgatatcaaggatatcatgcCGCAGATCAAGCGCCAGATCCTCGGCGGGGTGATTCTGGTATTTTCCGGAGTGCTTCCGCTCGGAACAGATACCCAGAACGCCGATATTTCCCTATGGGCGAAGAGTTTTGGAGCTGTTATTTCTCAAAAGATCAATGTGAAGACGACCCATCTGGTGGCTGGCCGTAACCGCACCGCAAAGGTTCGGGAAGCGACGCGGTACACGAATGTCAAGATCGTCACAACCCAGTGGCTCTTGGACTGCCTGACgcaatggaaatggctgGACGAGGAGCCGTATTTACTTCCTGTACACCCTGACGACCGAGGAGAGCCAATCTCGCCTGGCTCTAAGGAGATGGAAAGCGGATGGCTTTCGTCATCTGAAGACACGGGAGATTTTCtgaccgaggaagaagatgcttcAGAATCCACAGAAGACCTTCTCAAGTCCACCGGCCTCGACGAGCATTCGCCGATTGGTTACGACGAAGACCAGCAAGCCGCTGTCCACGAGGAACTAAAAGAGTTCCTTGGCAGTGACGATGAAAGCGAAAGCGACAGTGAAGTATCGTCCTGGGCTGAGGAGGCGACACCCAACAAGAAACGTAAGCGTGAAGAAGGCTCAGAAGGCGGGGACgatgaagaaagtcaagaggaAGGCGATCAGCCAGGCTCGCGCCTATCCCAGCGTATCAAGCGTTCCTACGAGCGGAGCACAGGACTGAAAGAGGTCGCGACTGCGGCTACCGACGATCCCGCTCAGGAGTCGCATGTGGCTACGGAATCCAATGATGAAAGTGCACAAAAAGAATCAGATGAGCCTGCATCTCAAGACCTAAATGCCAATCTTCCCGAAGACCCCGCggaggacgacgacgaacTCGAGCGGGAGATGATGGCTGCTTTCGAGGATGGCGACTATGACGCCAAAGCGGAAGAGGACATTGCGGCCGGAAACGGTTga
- a CDS encoding uncharacterized protein (predicted protein) — MAVVYRRRRYHWPELQLNIWILIVLSASAICMGIFAWLMSVQSEMRLGTPWLFPFMVVSGALGIFFIILILILAAQRFLLPGIIMLGSFILFVLWLTGLIETSLQLYGVVGNVDDNCQIYIVDNRAGGNNMQTLAWLTQKTICDCWKTAFAFELVNTIFFLWMMIMSWQVNRDVYD, encoded by the exons ATGGCCGTCGTCTACCGTCGCAGACGCTATCACTGGCCCGAACTCCAACTCAACATCTggatcctcatcgtcttATCGGCTTCCGCTATCTGTATGGGCATCTTTGCCTGGCTTATGTCTGTACAATCTGAGATGCGTCTCGGGACTCCATG gcTCTTCCCATTCATGGTCGTCTCCGGCGCCctcggcatcttcttcatcattctcattctcatcctcgccGCCCAGCGTTTCCTGCTCCCCGGCATTATCATGCTGGGCagtttcatcctcttcgtcctctgGTTGACGGGGTTGATTGAGACCTCGTTGCAGTTGTACGGCGTGGTCGGGAACGTCGATGATAATTGTCAGATCTATATTGTTGATAATCGCGCCGGGGGGAATAATATGCAGACCTTGGCTTGGTTGACCCAGAAGACTATTT GTGATTGCTGGAAGACAGCTTTTGCGTTTGAGCTGGTGAataccatcttcttcctttggatgatgatcatgtcGTGGCAGGTTAATCGCGATGTATatgattga
- a CDS encoding arginase (arginase) has translation MALVEAGLLDQLRDDLGYTLDYDGTVHYYENQIPAEDPDHRGMKKPRAVSAVTEALSAQVYEKAKQGQMVLTLGGDHSIAIGSISGSAKATRERLGRELAVIWVDAHADINIPEMSPSGNIHGMPMAFLTRLAREEQKDIFGWLQDEHIVSTRKLVYIGLRDVDRGEKQILREHGIKAFSMHDIDRYGIGRVVEMALAHIGNDTPIHLSFDVDALDPQWAPSTGTPVRGGLTLREGDFICECVHETGNLVAMDLVEVNPSLESVGASETIRTGCSLVRSALGDTLL, from the exons ATGGCCCTGGTCGAGGCTGGCCTCCTCGATCAACTCCGCGACGACCTTGGCTACACCCTCGACTATGACGGCACCGTCCACTACTACGAAAACCAGATCCCCGCCGAAGATCCCGACCACCGCGGCATGAAGAAGCCGCGCGCTGTGAGCGCCGTGACCGAAGCGCTGAGCGCACAGGTCTACGAGAAAGCCAAGCAGGGTCAGATGGTCTTGACACTGGGAGGTGATCACTCGATCGCCATCGGATCCATCTCCGGCTCGGCCAAGGCTACCCGCGAACGCCTGGGTCGGGAGCTGGCCGTCATCTGGGTTGATGCGCACGCCGATATCAACATTCCGGAGATGAGCCCTAGTGGAAACATCCACGGTATGCCCATGGCGTTCTTGACGCGCTTGGCCCgcgaggagcagaaggacATCTTCGGCTGGTTGCAGGATGAGCACATCGTCAGCACCCGTAAGCTGGTCTACATTGGTCTGCGCGATGTTGATCGCGGCGAGAAGCAAATCCTTCGGGAGCATGGCATTAAGGCGTTCAGCATGCACGACATTGACCG GTACGGTATTGGCCGTGTGGTTGAGATGGCTCTGGCCCACATCGGAAACGATACCCCTATTCACCTTTCATTCGACGTCGATGCTCTGGATCCGCAGTGGGCTCCCAGCACCGGCACTCCCGTGCGTGGCGGTCTGACTCTTCGTGAGGGTGATTTCATCTGCGAGTGTGTGCATGAGACGGGCAACCTGGTCGCCATGGACCTGGTGGAGGTCAACCCCAGCTTGGAGTCGGTAGGCGCCTCCGAAACCATTCGGACCGGTTGCTCGTTAGTGCGCAGTGCACTGGGTGACACCCTCCTGTGA
- a CDS encoding glutamyl-tRNA(Gln) amidotransferase subunit PET112 (Asp-tRNAAsn/Glu-tRNAGln amidotransferase B subunit (PET112 homolog)), whose amino-acid sequence MLRPWLRQSTRAARSLPCCQCPRPYSSRLPTLTSPSSSVRRLQTSASESQDRVPLRKQLKQNAKALKAEKRQRRESEEASRQKWELTVGIEIHAQLNTETKLFSRASTSSTDLPNSNVALFDLAFPGSQPEFQVPTLLPALRAALALNCDIQPVSRFDRKHYFYQDQPAGYQITQYYEPFARNGYVDLFGYDGIAPEDGDHVRIGIKQVQLEQDTAKSQEYHPSTQLLDFNRVSHPLVEIITMPQIHTPATAAACVRKIQAILQSCSAVTTGMELGGLRADVNVSIRQRGDTEGVHQYGGIGGLGQRTEIKNLSSFKAVEDAIIAEKNRQIAVLESGGVVEGETRGWTIGSTETRRLRGKEGEVDYRYMPDPDLPPLLIGADLVSELANTLPTSSDELIGLLTGKEYGLSIEDAKPLVELEDGARLEYYQDVVDILRDLQQDQDPKSRGGLARVAGNWVLHELGGLLTKADLPWDAERVSALSLAQIIDHVQRKQITGPTAKQVLAMVFDGDTRAIPQLLEEENLLLRPLSREEYVALAEAAISQNPQMVEQIRTKNQLGKLGWFVGQMMRMGEKGRVEAPKADAILRELILG is encoded by the exons ATGCTCCGCCCCTGGCTGCGCCAATCGACTCGAGCGGCCcgctctcttccttgttgCCAATGTCCCCGGCCCTATAGCTCTCGACTGCCCACCCTTACGAGCCCATCTAGTTCGGTTCGGCGTTTACAAACGTCAGCTTCAGAGTCGCAGGACCGTGTACCACTCCGGAAGCAGCTCAAACAAAATGCGAAGGCCTTAAAAGCCGAGAAGCGTCAGAGAAGGGAGAGCGAGGAGGCTTCGCGACAAAAATGGGAGCTCACTGTCGGCATTGAGATTCATGCGCAACTGAATACCGAGACCAAACTATTTTCAC GTgcttcgacatcatccaccgACCTACCCAATTCAAACGTTGCTCTCTTTGACCTGGCTTTCCCAGGTAGCCAGCCG GAattccaagttccaacaCTGCTACCTGCCCTCCGCGCCGCACTCGCTCTGAACTGTGATATCCAGCCCGTGAGCCGATTCGATCGGAAACATTACTTCTATCAGGACCAGCCAGCGGGATATCAGATTACACAATACTATG AACCTTTTGCGAGAAACGGCTATGTGGATTTGTTCGGCTACGATGGGATCGCGCCGGAAGATGGCGATCACGTTCGCATCGGTATCAAGCAGGTACAGCTAGAACAGGACACGGCCAAATCACAGGAGTACCATCCCTCCACGCAGCTTCTTGATTTCAACCGCGTATCCCACCCCCTAGTCGAAATCATTACGATGCCCCAGATCCATACACCCGCGACAGCTGCAGCGTGCGTCCGGAAGATTCAGGCAATCCTTCAATCCTGTAGCGCAGTCACCACCGGTATGGAATTGGGAGGACTCCGAGCCGATGTGAATGTCTCGATCCGTCAGCGGGGCGATACCGAGGGTGTGCATCAGTATGGCGGGATCGGTGGCCTCGGCCAGCGCACGGAGATCAAGAACTTGAGCAGCTTCAAGGCTGTAGAGGATGCCATCATTGCAGAAAAGAACCGCCAGATTGCTGTGCTAGAAAGTGGTGGGGTCGTGGAGGGTGAGACCCGTGGCTGGACGATTGGGAGCACGGAAACACGGAGACTTCGAGGCAAGGAGGGCGAAGTAGACTACCGGTATATGCCAGATCCGGATCTACCACCGCTACTTATCGGAGCTGACCTTGTGTCGGAGCTGGCCAACACGTTACCGACTTCCTCGGATGAGCTAATTGGGCTGTTGACGGGCAAAGAGTACGGCCTCTCGATTGAAGACGCCAAGCCGCTGGTTGAGCTAGAGGATGGAGCTCGGCTGGAGTACTACCAGGACGTGGTGGATATCCTGCGCGATCTGCAGCAAGACCAGGATCCTAAGAGCCGTGGGGGTCTGGCACGCGTTGCCGGTAATTGGGTTCTCCACGAGCTTGGGGGCCTTTTGACTAAAGCGGACCTGCCTTGGGATGCAGAACGAGTCTCGGCACTATCGCTGGCTCAAATTATAGATCACGTCCAGCGAAAGCAGATCACCGGTCCTACCGCCAAGCAGGTGCTAGCCATGGTATTCGACGGAGACACTCGGGCGATTCCTCAGTtactggaagaggagaaCCTACTTCTCCGGCCTCTCTCCAGAGAGGAATACGTTGCGTTGGCTGAGGCAGCAATCAGCCAGAACCCGCAGATGGTCGAGCAGATCCGGACTAAAAACCAGTTAGGGAAACTAGGCTGGTTTGTCGGACAGATGATGCGCATGGGTGAAAAGGGCCGAGTAGAAGCGCCCAAGGCCGATGCGATCCTCCGGGAACTGATTCTGGGGTAG
- a CDS encoding uncharacterized protein (predicted protein) has product MLLYSGSRRSKKASKDGGNKASTASVVSGKSHSTSKTSRSSGDAAKKKSTPEQSAGPKNNVSSSKKAQNTQPARNLNFKAAGPEKKVPDVFEYLESDSDTDSDDSYVEDDDIPNSNPRRSNGSFMNPHVRLARQANMMAQGMGAPSRTSSVRSKGSMDSYQVPGLFELSTRNSTARRKMSMEGYLTEASNNSDKRKLRLSPMPESYEPSRDPTSFHPPLPPSPPQSPEEEPHCINRKSRRNTKTSSVPSGYGLLSWQLSASVEKEEPPLPPLYRRFEDLNHRVLLYLQDEIAQMEEELHVLDEYEEMHRVATAEQEGTSIVPASRRMDVAQAQAYSSLHYRREEVMAALVQKTQQYMHIAKSPKRFPAHPIKTSTRIVPG; this is encoded by the exons ATGTTGCTCTATTCAGGATCGAGACGCTCTAAGAAAGCTTCCAAAGACGGCGGCAATAAGGCGTCTACAGCTTCAGTCGTCTCCGGGAAGTCCCATTCTACTTCAAAAACCTCGCGATCTTCCGGAGATGccgccaagaagaagagtaccCCAGAGCAGTCCGCTGGGCCAAAGAACAACGTCTCAAGTTCCAAAAAGGCGCAGAATACACAACCTGCGAGAAATCTCAATTTCAAAGCGGCCGGACCGGAGAAGAAAGTACCTGATGTGTTCGAATACCTTGAATCGGATTCCGACACTGACTCCGACGATTCCTACGTAGAGGACGATGACATCCCCAACAGCAACCCACGCAGGTCTAATGGTTCGTTCATGAATCCGCATGTCAGACTTGCGCGCCAGGCGAACATGATGGCGCAAGGCATGGGCGCCCCGAGTCGAACATCATCTGTACGATCGAAAGGCTCAATGGATTCCTACCAAGTTCCTGGTCTATTTGAATTATCTACGAGAAACAGCACGGCTCGGCGCAAAATGTCTATGGAGGGTTATCTGACAGAGGCGTCGAACAACTCTGACAAGCGGAAATTGCGTCTGAGTCCAATGCCAGAATCCTACGAGCCCTCTCGAGATCCCACATCCTTTCACCCTCCACTTCCCCCGTCCCCGCCACAAAGCCCGGAGGAGGAACCCCACTGTATCAACAGGAAGTCAAGGCGAAATACAAAGACTTCATCCGTTCCTTCTGGCTATGGACTTCTCAGCTGGCAGCTGAGCGCATCagtggaaaaggaagagccaCCTCTTCCCCCGCTTTACCGACGATTCGAAGATCTAAACCACCGCGTGCTCCTCTATCTCCAGGACGAAATCGCACAGATGGAAGAGGAACTGCACGTATTAGATGAATACGAAGAAATGCATCGTGTAGCAACTGCAGAACAAGAAGGGACAAGCATCGTGCCCGCTTCAAGACGCATGGATGTTGCCCAAGCGCAGGCCTACTCATCCCTGCATTACCGACGGGAGGAAGTGATGGCCGCATTAGTACAAAAGACCCAACAATACA TGCATATAGCAAAGTCACCCAAACGCTTCCCAGCGCATCCGATAAAGACATCGACACGTATCGTACCTGGATGA